The nucleotide sequence TTATAGTTTTTGATTTTGCCAATTTGCAAAGATTTAATAGAACTCATCAAGGAACTTTACTTAAAAAATCATTTGCATCTACATAGCCTATAATGCGTCCTTTTTCCTCGCCTTTGTTAAAAAATATCATCACAGGAGGTCCAAAAACTCCAAATTCTTTCATAAGAGCTAAATCTTCTTGGCTATTATGTGTTACATCTGCTTTTAAAAGCGTGTAATTAGCAAGCAAATTTTGTACTTTCGTATCTGTAAAAGTATATTCTTCTAAAAGTTTGCAGTTTTCACACCAAGTAGCTGTAAATTCAAGCATAACCGGTTTGGTAGAATTTTGTAATTCTTGCTTAAGTTCTTTTAAGTTTTTAATGGTTTTAAAACTTAAACTAGAGCTATTTTCTTTTGAAGCAAGGTTAAACTCAAGAGGTTTTAGTAAGCTTTTTGAACCCATTGAGCCGCCTAAAATTAGACTTAAACCATAAGCTAAAATTAAAATCATACTTGCTTTTTTAAATTTATCAAAATTAGTTTTTGCTTCATCAAATAGCCCCATAAAGCTAGCAAAAAATACCCCTATAATCCCATAAAGCATTAAAATGATATTTGCACTAAGTATTCTTTCTAGCATCCAAACTGCCATGATGAGCATGATAAAACCAAAGAAAATCTTTATCTTAAGCATCCAAGCTCCGCTTTTTAAAAAACTTCCTCCAAGTCCTATTAAAAGTAAAGGCATGCCCATACCAAAACTCATCACAAATAAAGAAAGTCCTCCTAAAAATACATCGCCACTATTAGTAATGTAAAGCAAAGCCCCTGCTAAAGGTGCAGCCACGCAAGGTCCTACAATTAGAGCTGATAAAAAGCCCATGATAGCTATACCAAAAACTCCGTTTTTGCCTTCTATTTTTTTATTGATAAAATTTTGAAATTTAAGTGGCAGTTGTAATTCATAAAGGCCAAACATAGAAAGTGAGAGCAATACAAAAATGCCAGCAAAAGTAATGATAATCCAAGGTTGTTGTAATAAACCTTGCACATTAGCTCCTGCAAGGCCTACTAAAGCACCTGCTATAGCATAAGCTAAAGACATAAAAAAGACATAGATAAAAGATAAATAAAAGCTATGTTTTTTAGATGGTTTATCTTTGAGTTTCATTGCAATTAACGAAGAAAGAATAGGTATCATTGGTAAAATACAAGGAGTAAGTGCTAATAATAAGCCATAACCAAAAAAAGTTAAAAGTGTGATAAATATATTTTGTGTGCTTAAATCATTGGCAATTTGCTCATCTTCATTTTGCTTTTTAAATTGATCTTTGGTTGATTTTATAGTATAAATTCCATTTTGTCTATCAAGTTCATAATTTACATATACAGGACGATAGCATAAACCTTCTTCTGAGCAACCCTGATAAGCTAGGGAAAGTTTTGCTTTGTTATTTTTAATAAAATCATCTAATAATAATTGAGGTATAAAAAGTTCAAGTTGGTTAAAGATTACTTCTTTGTTTTCTCTCGTTTGAGTTTGTGGGAAATTTAATAAAGAAGTAATATCATTAGAGTCTAATTCTACTTTGATTTGATCTTTGTAAAGATAAATTCTATCTGCGAGATTGATTTTTAAAAAAATTCCTTGATTGTTGCTATGGGTATTGAGTTTAAAAGCTTCATTGAGTGATAATACTCCATTATTAGCAAAAGCTAAATTGAAAAAAATAAAAAATACCGCTAAAAAACGCATTTTTCTCCTTGAAATTGAAAATTAAATTTGTTTTATTTTACTTATTTGTGGTAAATTTAAGTTAATAATTATCCTAAATTAAGGAGTTTGTTATAAACTAAAATTCCAATTTTTAACAATCTTAATATTTAGTGAAATTTAGCTGCTATTTGCTATATTTGAAATCATAATAAAGGAAATTTTTGAATAGTATTTTTTTAGTACACAATAAATTTAACGAGCATAAAAAAATTACTTTAAAAGTATATATGGTTAATGCTTTTTTGTTGGTTTTTTTATTGTTTTTATTTTTTTATTTATCTTTTTTAAGCGCTAGTTATAATTTTGATTTTGGGGCAATTTATGAATATAAAGACAAAATGATACAGGGTTTTTTTACGAGTTTTTTTATTAGTGTTTTGTCTTTGATTGTAGGTGTGATTTTTGCTTTGATTTTATGCTATATGAGTCTTTGTAAAATAGTGCTTTTTAATATGTTTGCAAGAGTTTTTATAGAGCTTATTAGAGGCACGCCTTTGCTAGTGCAAATTTTATTGATTTATTACATTTTTGCAGATAATTTGGGACTTGATAATCGCTATGTTTGTGGAGTGTTGATTTTAGCTTTATTTGCTAGTGCTTATATTTGTGAGATATTTAGAGCAGGGATTTTAAGTGTTGATAAAATGCAATATGAAAGTGCTAAGGCTCTGGGTTTGAGTGAGTTTGAAATTTATAAAAGCGTGATTTTTCCCCAAGCTTTAAAAAATATCTTAGCACCACTAAGTGGACAACTTAGTAATTTAATTAAAGACAGCTCTCTTTTAAGTGTTATAGCTATTTCAGAATTAACTCAAAATGCTCAAGAAATCAATGCTTTTACTTTTTCAACTTTAGAAATTTACATTCCTTTAGCACTTTGCTATTTGGTTTTAACTTTACCTATTTCTATGTTTTCAAGAAAGCTTGAAAAGAGTTTTTCTTAAAAGAAAAACTCAAGCTTTTGTTCTTTGAAAACTTCTTGCATATCTTTGAGGTATTTTTGACTTAGCTTATCAAAAAGACCATTTTTTTTAGATTTTAAAATAAACTCATTAAGCTCTTCTTTTAATTTGGTATTATTTTTATTTAAAGCTATGGCCCATTGCTCAGGTGTTTTTTCAAAAGGGGTAAAAATAGCTTTTGTTTGCTCAGGATGTTTTTTCCATGCTTTATAAATGCTCATTTGATCATAAATAAAAGCATCAGCTTTTGCTTGAATGACTTCTAAAATAGCTGCATTTTCTTTATCAAATACTAGGATTTTTGCATTTTTAAGATTTTTTTGAGCATATAAATGTGCACTTGAACCTCTTTTTAAAGCAAGGATTTTTCCTTTTTGATTTAAATCTTCTATGGAATTAATATTTGATTTTTTAGTGCTTAATATCGCTAAATTTGCCTTAGCATAAGGCAAGGTAAAATCTATTACTTTTTTTCTTTGTTCACTTATACTCATAGAAGACATGATTAGATCTATTTTTTGAGTTCTTAAAGCAGGTATGAGTCCATCCCAAGCTATGTTTTGAATTTTTAAATCATAGTTTTTTTCTTTGGCAAAGGCTTGTAAAAACTCTACACTAATACCACTTGGATTACCTTTGGTATCACCCATTTCAAAAGGAGGGTAGGCTAACTCCATACCTACGATTAATTCTTTTGCATGAAGTGTAAAAAACAAGCTTAGTAAAAAAAGTATTTTTTTCATTTTTTAACTCCAAATTTAGCCAAAGCTTTCTCATAATCTTCTTTTGTATCTATACCTATGCTTTGACTTTGTATTTTTAGCATTTTGATTTTTTTGCCATTTTCTAAGGCTCTTAATTGTTCTAATTTTTCACATTCTTCCAAAGCTGAGTTTTTCAAAGTGCAAAATTCTTGTAAATTTTTAACTCTATATGCATAAATTCCAAGATGGGCTTTAAAATTTTGTTTATAATTTGCCCTTTCATGAGGAATTTTAGATCTTGAAAAATACAAAGCATAATCATTACTATCAGTAACTACTTTAACCAAATTTGGATCATCACAAGCTTTTGCATCTACTTCTTTATAGCAACTACTCATAAAGCAAAGCTCATCTTCAAAAGCTTTTTGACTAAATTCTTTAAAATCTTTAATATTTTGTGTTTCTATAAAAGGCTCATCGGCTTGGACATTGATGATTAGCTCGTTGTTATTTAGTTTTAAAATTTGACAAGCTTCGTTGATCCTATCAGTGCCACTTTCGTGATTTTTACTTGTTAAAACTGCTTTTATATTATGTTTTTGCGCTATTTTTAAAACCTCTTCATCATCAAGTGCCACGCACACTTCATCAACTTCTTGCATTTTTTTAGCTGTATAAATAAACATAGGTAAATTATCAATCTCACATAAAATTTTATTTTCAAAACGACTTGATTTTAATCTTGCTGGTATGATTATCATTGTTTTATCCATTCTATAATAGTTTGTTTTAGATTTTCAAGTTTGCAAACTTGATTTTGCTTTTGTGTGCTTGTAAATAAGCTTGTGATATTTGGATGAATTTCTTGTTTAAATTCTTTTGCAAGTTCTTGCATGCAAGCTTGTTCATCTTGGCATTCTTTATTATAAATTGCTTGATACATACTTGGGGTAAATTTACTCCATTGTGCTGTGGAAGTAATAAGCGTAGTGGTGTTAGAATCAAGCATTTTAAAGCAAGTGCAAGTGTGAGGGTCTAAAAGTCCTAAGTGGCTGTATTGTTTGATATATTGCATGCACTCATTATCATTGCAAAAATCAGCTTCAAAGTCTTCTTGTAAAAGCTCTAGCTCTTTTTGGCTAAGCTCATAATATTTTTCATTCTTTAAAGCTTGCATTAACTCTTTGGTGCGTTCATCTTTAAATTTATCAAAAAGCAATCTTTCTATATTTGATGATATGAGTATATCCATAGCAGGAGAAATAGTCTTTTGTAAGCTTTTATTTCTTAAATCATATTTGCCTGTATTAAAAAACTCACTTAAGATATTGTTTGAATTGGAAGCAATTTTAATTTTGCCTATATTTGCCCCCATTTTTTTAGCATAATAAGCTCCCAAGGCATCGCCAAAATTTCCACTTGGAATGATGATATCTATTGTTCTATCGATTTTTAAACTAGCATAGTAATGATAGATGATTTGAAAAAGTATTCTTCCAAAATTAACTGAATTTGCAGCACTTAGACTTAACTTTTCTTCTTTTAAAGTATTTTTAAAATCCTCATCATTTAAAAGCGCTTTTAGAGCATTTTGCGCATCATCAAAATTACCTTCAATGGCTATGGATTTTAAATTGCTTGCATTTGAATGTGTCATTTGTAAAGC is from Campylobacter sp. CNRCH_2014_0184h and encodes:
- the dsbD gene encoding protein-disulfide reductase DsbD; amino-acid sequence: MRFLAVFFIFFNLAFANNGVLSLNEAFKLNTHSNNQGIFLKINLADRIYLYKDQIKVELDSNDITSLLNFPQTQTRENKEVIFNQLELFIPQLLLDDFIKNNKAKLSLAYQGCSEEGLCYRPVYVNYELDRQNGIYTIKSTKDQFKKQNEDEQIANDLSTQNIFITLLTFFGYGLLLALTPCILPMIPILSSLIAMKLKDKPSKKHSFYLSFIYVFFMSLAYAIAGALVGLAGANVQGLLQQPWIIITFAGIFVLLSLSMFGLYELQLPLKFQNFINKKIEGKNGVFGIAIMGFLSALIVGPCVAAPLAGALLYITNSGDVFLGGLSLFVMSFGMGMPLLLIGLGGSFLKSGAWMLKIKIFFGFIMLIMAVWMLERILSANIILMLYGIIGVFFASFMGLFDEAKTNFDKFKKASMILILAYGLSLILGGSMGSKSLLKPLEFNLASKENSSSLSFKTIKNLKELKQELQNSTKPVMLEFTATWCENCKLLEEYTFTDTKVQNLLANYTLLKADVTHNSQEDLALMKEFGVFGPPVMIFFNKGEEKGRIIGYVDANDFLSKVP
- a CDS encoding amino acid ABC transporter permease translates to MVNAFLLVFLLFLFFYLSFLSASYNFDFGAIYEYKDKMIQGFFTSFFISVLSLIVGVIFALILCYMSLCKIVLFNMFARVFIELIRGTPLLVQILLIYYIFADNLGLDNRYVCGVLILALFASAYICEIFRAGILSVDKMQYESAKALGLSEFEIYKSVIFPQALKNILAPLSGQLSNLIKDSSLLSVIAISELTQNAQEINAFTFSTLEIYIPLALCYLVLTLPISMFSRKLEKSFS
- a CDS encoding transporter substrate-binding domain-containing protein gives rise to the protein MKKILFLLSLFFTLHAKELIVGMELAYPPFEMGDTKGNPSGISVEFLQAFAKEKNYDLKIQNIAWDGLIPALRTQKIDLIMSSMSISEQRKKVIDFTLPYAKANLAILSTKKSNINSIEDLNQKGKILALKRGSSAHLYAQKNLKNAKILVFDKENAAILEVIQAKADAFIYDQMSIYKAWKKHPEQTKAIFTPFEKTPEQWAIALNKNNTKLKEELNEFILKSKKNGLFDKLSQKYLKDMQEVFKEQKLEFFF
- the kdsB gene encoding 3-deoxy-manno-octulosonate cytidylyltransferase; this translates as MIIIPARLKSSRFENKILCEIDNLPMFIYTAKKMQEVDEVCVALDDEEVLKIAQKHNIKAVLTSKNHESGTDRINEACQILKLNNNELIINVQADEPFIETQNIKDFKEFSQKAFEDELCFMSSCYKEVDAKACDDPNLVKVVTDSNDYALYFSRSKIPHERANYKQNFKAHLGIYAYRVKNLQEFCTLKNSALEECEKLEQLRALENGKKIKMLKIQSQSIGIDTKEDYEKALAKFGVKK
- the thrC gene encoding threonine synthase; its protein translation is MLLHSTQDKNHQVSFSKALLSPSAPNNALYAPLNLPKLDNEALKNLNYKELALKIIAAFEFDLELEVFEKALKTYESFDDKTCPINLKKINDKLYINELFHGPTRAFKDMALQPFGVLLEYLKKDDDFLIMCATSGDTGPATLKSFENKKGIKVVCIYPNEGTSKTQALQMTHSNASNLKSIAIEGNFDDAQNALKALLNDEDFKNTLKEEKLSLSAANSVNFGRILFQIIYHYYASLKIDRTIDIIIPSGNFGDALGAYYAKKMGANIGKIKIASNSNNILSEFFNTGKYDLRNKSLQKTISPAMDILISSNIERLLFDKFKDERTKELMQALKNEKYYELSQKELELLQEDFEADFCNDNECMQYIKQYSHLGLLDPHTCTCFKMLDSNTTTLITSTAQWSKFTPSMYQAIYNKECQDEQACMQELAKEFKQEIHPNITSLFTSTQKQNQVCKLENLKQTIIEWIKQ